From Pontibacter actiniarum, a single genomic window includes:
- a CDS encoding DUF3817 domain-containing protein → MNTPISRLRLVGTLEGISYLLLLGIAMPLKYMFDMPAMVKYTGWAHGLLFVLYILALLHVTLAHNWGFKKLAAGFVASLLPFGPFIFDKKILDQEEPKTQERQKQVA, encoded by the coding sequence ATGAACACTCCGATTTCTCGCCTGCGCCTGGTGGGCACCCTGGAAGGTATTTCTTACCTTCTGCTGCTCGGTATAGCTATGCCGCTGAAGTATATGTTTGATATGCCGGCCATGGTCAAGTACACCGGCTGGGCGCACGGCCTGCTGTTTGTGCTCTACATTCTGGCGCTGCTGCACGTTACGCTGGCGCACAATTGGGGCTTCAAAAAGCTTGCGGCCGGTTTCGTTGCCTCGCTGCTCCCATTTGGCCCGTTTATCTTCGATAAAAAGATACTTGACCAGGAAGAGCCGAAGACTCAGGAAAGACAAAAGCAAGTAGCGTAA
- a CDS encoding TerC family protein — protein sequence MDEIFFWIIFNAFVLLLLGLDLFVFHRKEHEVKIKEALLWSLFWIVLSLCFNALIYFWEGPAAALEFLTGYLIEKSLSVDNLFVFIMIFNFFKVPLKFQHKILFWGIIGALVLRAIFILVGVALIAKFHFIIYILGAFLVFTGIKMAFSHGGDEVHPENNPLVNWVSRHIRVTKQPVGGKFFTKIDGKWFATPLFLVLVMVESTDVVFAADSIPAILAISKDPFIVYTSNVFALLGLRALYFALAGIMQLFHYLHYGLSVILVFIGAKLLLSDIVEVDMRYALLVVGAILAVSVIASLLFPKKEELPKPPTEE from the coding sequence ATGGATGAAATCTTCTTCTGGATAATCTTTAACGCCTTCGTGCTCCTGCTGCTCGGCCTGGACCTGTTTGTGTTCCACCGCAAAGAGCATGAGGTAAAGATCAAAGAGGCACTGCTCTGGAGCTTGTTCTGGATTGTGCTCTCGCTCTGCTTCAATGCGCTGATCTATTTCTGGGAGGGGCCTGCCGCCGCCCTGGAGTTCCTGACCGGCTACCTGATCGAGAAGTCCCTGAGCGTAGACAACCTGTTTGTCTTCATCATGATCTTCAACTTCTTTAAGGTCCCGCTCAAGTTTCAGCACAAAATCCTCTTCTGGGGGATTATCGGGGCTTTGGTGCTGCGTGCCATTTTCATACTGGTAGGCGTAGCCCTCATTGCCAAGTTCCACTTTATCATCTACATCCTGGGGGCGTTCCTGGTGTTTACAGGTATCAAGATGGCCTTCTCGCACGGCGGTGACGAAGTACACCCGGAGAACAACCCGCTTGTGAACTGGGTAAGCCGGCACATCCGCGTCACGAAACAGCCGGTGGGGGGCAAATTCTTCACCAAGATTGACGGCAAGTGGTTTGCCACGCCTTTGTTCCTGGTACTGGTGATGGTGGAAAGTACCGACGTGGTGTTCGCTGCCGACTCCATCCCGGCCATTCTGGCCATCTCGAAAGACCCCTTCATTGTGTACACCTCCAACGTGTTTGCCCTGCTCGGCCTGCGGGCGCTGTACTTTGCCCTGGCAGGCATTATGCAGCTGTTCCACTACCTGCACTACGGGCTATCGGTTATACTGGTGTTTATCGGTGCCAAGCTGCTCCTGAGCGACATTGTAGAAGTTGACATGCGCTACGCGCTGCTGGTGGTCGGTGCCATCCTGGCTGTCTCTGTCATTGCCTCGCTTCTGTTCCCTAAAAAGGAGGAGCTCCCCAAGCCGCCTACAGAGGAGTAA
- a CDS encoding chorismate mutase gives MKASRTPINVAQDSSFRHADGKLVLIAGPCSAESEEQMLKTAQQLKAINGINVFRAGIWKSRTRPNSFKGVGTVGLQWLNMVKQETGLRTTCEVANAQHAEEALKHGVDILSISGRATVNPFAMEEIAAALKGTRMPVLVNNPVYPDLRLWLGALERLNHADITDLGVINRGFSADEQYPYRSHPRWDHMLQLQQMHPELPLLCDAAHIAGRRSLLYPVSQKAVDLGADGLLFESHVNPAAALSSPQQQLMPQELDLLINAIESKVRLEGTNYLVEQLDDLSQQMDSVDKELVDLLLRRREVSQKISLHQMGDVQESLQVSRWQQELDAWLQREDYTQMDSGFVKSLMEALQQHRKGPADGVESSAVA, from the coding sequence ATGAAAGCAAGTAGAACACCCATCAATGTAGCACAAGACAGCAGCTTCCGACACGCAGACGGCAAGCTCGTGCTGATTGCGGGACCATGCAGTGCCGAAAGTGAAGAACAAATGCTGAAAACAGCCCAACAACTAAAAGCCATCAACGGCATCAATGTGTTCAGGGCAGGTATCTGGAAATCGCGCACACGCCCCAACTCATTCAAGGGCGTCGGTACGGTGGGGCTACAGTGGCTTAACATGGTAAAGCAAGAAACCGGCCTGCGCACCACCTGCGAGGTGGCCAACGCGCAGCATGCCGAAGAGGCGCTGAAGCACGGCGTGGACATCCTGAGCATCAGCGGCCGCGCAACGGTGAACCCCTTCGCGATGGAGGAAATTGCCGCCGCCTTGAAGGGCACCCGGATGCCGGTGCTGGTAAACAACCCGGTTTACCCGGACCTGCGCCTGTGGCTGGGGGCGTTGGAGCGCCTGAACCATGCCGACATCACGGACCTGGGCGTGATTAACCGCGGCTTCAGCGCCGATGAACAGTACCCGTACCGCAGCCACCCGCGCTGGGACCACATGCTGCAACTGCAGCAGATGCACCCGGAGCTGCCTCTGCTGTGCGACGCCGCGCACATCGCCGGCCGCCGCAGCCTGCTGTACCCTGTTAGCCAGAAAGCGGTGGACCTGGGCGCGGATGGCTTGCTGTTCGAGTCGCACGTAAACCCGGCCGCCGCCCTGAGCAGCCCCCAGCAGCAGCTGATGCCGCAGGAGCTGGACCTGCTCATCAACGCCATCGAATCGAAGGTAAGGCTGGAGGGCACCAACTACCTGGTAGAGCAGCTTGACGACCTGAGCCAGCAAATGGACAGCGTGGACAAGGAGCTGGTGGACCTGCTGCTTCGCCGCCGGGAGGTGTCGCAGAAGATCAGCCTGCACCAGATGGGCGATGTACAGGAGAGCCTGCAGGTTAGCCGCTGGCAACAGGAGCTTGATGCCTGGCTGCAGCGCGAGGACTATACCCAAATGGATAGCGGCTTCGTAAAATCGCTGATGGAGGCCCTGCAGCAACACCGTAAAGGCCCGGCCGACGGAGTAGAGTCTTCGGCGGTGGCATAA
- the hemG gene encoding protoporphyrinogen oxidase: MRVAIVGAGISGLALGYYLQKRGVPYDLFEASTQVGGNMRSLKVGDYLLELGPNSLQCSPELDELIRELKLEQEVLPAATHSHNRFVLRNGTYQQLPLTPFSLLSNNLFSWKTKYRILQEKNIPPADYDYETISQFFERRFGTGVLDYAVHPLVTGMYAGDPGKLLLRKAFPQLKELEQQYGSVLKGLAQEEKSTDRREVFSFVSGMHTLPEAIAEKLISLHTEHQVEMITRSAGKYVISCSSPSDTDAEEYDLLVLALPAYRAAELLHYTFPGMAAALQNIHYPPLAIVHSIYNRRDVSNSLDGFGVLHPKAEDTFAAGSIWSSSVFSGRCRPHEVLFTTFVGGVQSAQHALAERTVLMQQVHNELKELHGIAADKPNFQYAHLWEHSIPQYDMHIEDAHNIAQDLEAEGMFIAANWYNGVSVPGCIRAAKELAHKINLKMPHALNS; encoded by the coding sequence ATGAGAGTAGCAATAGTAGGAGCGGGAATTTCAGGGCTGGCGCTGGGGTACTACCTCCAGAAGCGGGGCGTCCCCTACGATCTGTTTGAGGCAAGCACACAGGTGGGCGGCAACATGCGCTCCCTAAAGGTGGGAGACTACTTGCTGGAGCTGGGCCCTAACTCGCTGCAGTGCTCACCCGAGTTAGACGAGCTCATTCGCGAGCTAAAGCTCGAGCAGGAAGTGCTGCCAGCCGCCACCCACAGCCACAACCGCTTCGTGCTGCGCAACGGAACTTACCAGCAGCTGCCCCTCACCCCTTTCTCGCTGCTCTCCAACAACCTCTTCAGCTGGAAGACAAAGTACCGCATTCTGCAGGAGAAGAACATCCCGCCGGCCGACTACGACTACGAAACCATTTCGCAGTTCTTTGAGCGCCGCTTCGGCACCGGTGTGCTCGACTATGCCGTACACCCCTTGGTTACCGGCATGTACGCCGGAGACCCCGGCAAGCTCTTGCTCCGGAAGGCGTTTCCGCAGCTGAAGGAGCTGGAGCAGCAGTACGGCTCCGTGCTGAAGGGGCTGGCGCAGGAGGAGAAAAGCACGGACCGCCGCGAGGTCTTCTCCTTTGTGTCGGGCATGCATACCTTACCCGAAGCGATCGCCGAAAAGCTGATTTCGCTGCACACCGAGCACCAGGTGGAGATGATCACGCGCAGCGCGGGCAAATATGTCATCAGCTGCTCCTCCCCTTCCGACACCGACGCAGAGGAGTACGACCTGCTGGTGCTGGCACTGCCCGCCTATCGGGCGGCGGAGCTCCTGCACTATACTTTCCCGGGCATGGCCGCAGCGCTACAGAACATCCACTACCCCCCGCTAGCCATCGTGCACAGCATCTATAACCGCCGCGACGTGAGCAACAGCCTGGACGGCTTCGGGGTGCTGCACCCCAAGGCCGAAGACACCTTCGCTGCCGGCTCTATCTGGAGCAGCTCCGTGTTCAGCGGCCGCTGCCGCCCGCACGAGGTACTGTTTACCACCTTTGTGGGCGGGGTGCAGTCGGCGCAGCATGCCCTGGCCGAGCGCACCGTCCTTATGCAGCAGGTGCACAACGAGCTGAAAGAACTGCACGGCATAGCGGCCGATAAGCCGAACTTCCAGTACGCCCACCTCTGGGAGCACTCCATCCCGCAGTACGACATGCACATTGAGGACGCCCACAACATAGCCCAGGACCTGGAGGCGGAGGGGATGTTCATCGCCGCCAACTGGTACAACGGGGTGTCGGTGCCGGGCTGCATCCGGGCAGCCAAAGAGCTGGCGCATAAAATTAATTTGAAGATGCCCCATGCCCTCAATAGCTGA
- a CDS encoding D-glycero-alpha-D-manno-heptose-1,7-bisphosphate 7-phosphatase: MQKQKCIFLDRDGVLNRERGDYTYKLDDFEVLPRVPEALRLLKKNGYLLIVVTNQAGIAKGLYKKDDVLACHGKLQDACSSLLDAIYFAPNHPNFSASLARKPDSLMLEKAMAKYNIDPAASWMVGDSVRDIEAAAKVGVRSVLVGDKYGPGTHTNQVQDLWEATQLILAQNT; this comes from the coding sequence ATGCAAAAGCAAAAGTGCATTTTCCTGGACCGCGATGGCGTGCTAAACCGGGAGCGAGGCGACTATACCTATAAACTGGATGATTTTGAGGTGCTGCCCCGTGTGCCCGAGGCACTTAGGTTGTTGAAGAAGAACGGCTATCTGCTGATTGTGGTTACAAACCAGGCAGGCATCGCCAAAGGATTGTACAAAAAAGATGATGTGCTGGCTTGCCACGGTAAATTGCAGGACGCGTGCAGCTCCCTGTTGGATGCCATCTATTTTGCACCGAATCACCCGAATTTTTCCGCTTCGCTTGCCCGCAAGCCGGACAGCCTGATGCTGGAGAAGGCCATGGCAAAGTATAATATTGACCCTGCCGCAAGCTGGATGGTGGGCGACTCTGTGCGCGACATAGAGGCGGCTGCCAAGGTGGGGGTGCGTTCTGTATTAGTCGGGGACAAGTACGGCCCCGGCACCCACACCAACCAGGTGCAGGACCTGTGGGAAGCCACCCAGCTTATACTGGCGCAGAACACCTGA
- a CDS encoding polyprenol monophosphomannose synthase, with amino-acid sequence MKDSLVIIPTYNERENIEAMVRRVMTLSHPFDLLIVDDGSPDGTADIVRQLQQEFPNRLHLEVRKGKLGLGTAYIHGFKYALRHGYEYIFEMDADFSHNPADLVRLYHACATDGYDVAIGSRYVQGVNVVNWPMSRVLMSYFASSYVRVVTGMPIHDTTAGFKCYRRKVLETIQLNRIRFVGYAFQIEMKFLAYKYGFKIKEVPIIFTDRTKGTSKMSTGIFKEAVMGVLQMKVSSYFRHFDRY; translated from the coding sequence ATGAAAGATTCGTTGGTGATTATCCCAACTTACAACGAGCGGGAGAATATTGAGGCGATGGTACGCAGGGTGATGACGCTGAGTCACCCGTTCGACCTGTTGATCGTAGACGACGGCTCGCCGGACGGCACCGCCGACATTGTGCGCCAGCTACAGCAAGAGTTTCCGAACCGCCTGCACCTGGAGGTCCGAAAGGGCAAACTGGGTTTGGGTACCGCTTATATTCACGGCTTTAAGTATGCTTTGCGCCACGGCTACGAATACATCTTTGAGATGGATGCCGACTTCTCCCACAACCCCGCCGACCTGGTGCGCCTCTACCACGCCTGCGCCACCGACGGCTACGATGTTGCCATCGGGAGCCGCTACGTGCAGGGGGTAAACGTAGTAAACTGGCCGATGAGCCGCGTGCTGATGTCTTACTTCGCCAGCTCTTACGTGCGCGTGGTAACAGGCATGCCGATCCACGATACCACGGCCGGCTTTAAATGCTACCGCCGCAAGGTACTCGAGACCATACAGCTCAACAGAATCCGCTTCGTGGGCTACGCCTTCCAGATCGAGATGAAGTTCCTGGCCTACAAGTATGGCTTCAAGATCAAAGAAGTGCCCATTATCTTCACCGACCGCACCAAAGGCACGTCCAAAATGTCGACAGGCATTTTTAAGGAAGCCGTTATGGGGGTGCTTCAGATGAAGGTGAGTAGCTATTTCCGTCACTTCGACCGCTACTAG
- a CDS encoding chorismate mutase — MSTSNATLQTTAKTKILNGGPLPTVIAGPCSAESEEQMLQTAQELKKDHRVSIFRAGIWKPRTRPGMFEGVGTVGLEWLKTVKEETGLLTAVEVANTQHVEEALKHGVDILWVGARTTVNPFSVQEVADALQGVDVPVMVKNPVNPDIQLWLGALERLNRAGITDLGLIHRGFSTPNNKPYRNHPKWQTIQEIRSLAPGIPLICDPSHIAGRRDLLETVSQQALHLGADGLMIETHINPDVALSDASQQVTPAGLDRLLTALDLESERVAQPEQLQDLRSLIDKLDNELLNVLFLRSDVSKRIGEYKRTNGLDIYQANRWQQLLQNRLQTATDTGLDQDFVKAIFDAIHSFSLGIQNEVFATQAPGQPVSQVQ, encoded by the coding sequence ATGAGTACATCTAACGCTACCTTACAAACAACCGCTAAAACCAAGATTCTGAACGGCGGCCCTTTGCCTACCGTTATCGCCGGCCCCTGCAGTGCAGAGTCGGAAGAGCAAATGCTGCAGACCGCGCAGGAGCTGAAGAAAGACCACCGGGTATCCATTTTCAGGGCAGGCATCTGGAAACCCCGCACCCGCCCGGGCATGTTTGAGGGAGTAGGCACAGTAGGGCTGGAGTGGCTGAAAACGGTGAAGGAGGAAACAGGGCTGCTAACAGCTGTAGAAGTGGCCAACACACAACATGTGGAGGAGGCGTTGAAGCACGGTGTGGACATCCTCTGGGTTGGCGCCCGCACCACGGTAAACCCGTTCTCGGTGCAGGAAGTGGCTGATGCCCTGCAGGGCGTAGATGTGCCTGTTATGGTGAAGAACCCGGTAAACCCCGATATTCAGCTGTGGCTGGGTGCGCTGGAGCGCCTGAACCGGGCCGGCATCACGGACCTGGGGCTGATACACCGCGGCTTCTCCACGCCAAACAACAAGCCTTACCGCAACCACCCTAAGTGGCAAACCATACAGGAGATCCGCAGTCTGGCCCCGGGCATTCCGCTGATTTGTGACCCCAGCCATATTGCCGGCCGCCGCGACCTGCTGGAAACCGTAAGCCAGCAGGCGCTGCACCTGGGAGCGGATGGCCTCATGATCGAAACCCATATTAACCCGGATGTGGCGTTGAGCGACGCTTCGCAGCAGGTAACCCCAGCAGGCCTCGACAGGCTGCTGACGGCACTGGACCTGGAGTCGGAGCGCGTGGCACAGCCGGAGCAGCTCCAGGACCTGCGCTCGCTTATCGACAAACTGGATAACGAGCTGCTGAACGTGCTCTTCCTGCGCTCCGATGTATCCAAACGCATTGGTGAGTACAAGCGAACGAATGGGCTGGATATTTACCAGGCCAACCGTTGGCAGCAGCTGCTACAGAACCGCCTCCAGACCGCCACCGACACCGGCCTCGATCAGGATTTTGTTAAAGCTATTTTCGATGCCATCCATAGCTTCTCGCTCGGCATTCAGAACGAGGTGTTTGCCACACAGGCCCCTGGCCAGCCTGTGTCCCAGGTACAGTAA
- a CDS encoding pyridoxal phosphate-dependent aminotransferase: MIIPKAERLQQVQEYYFSRKLAEVRALQAQGKHIVNLGIGSPDLPPSAATVQALAASAQQAVSHGYQPYNGTARLRQAMQQWYQQLYKVSLTEQEVLPLAGSKEGIFHISMAFLNPGDKVLVPNPGYPAYAAAARLAGAEAVSYTLSEATDWLPQQEELEGLLAQGGVKMMWINYPHMPTGKAADRNTLARLVELTQKHSLLLVNDNPYSLVLHQQPPLSLLSIAGAKANCLELNSLSKSHNMAGWRVGMVLGGQEYLNAVLAVKSNLDSGQLLPVQEAAVAALQNSHAWHTERNGLYAARQQLAQRLLTEIGCTFQPEQVGMFVWARVGEDVADVEAYLDELLYEHGIFLTPGKIFGSQGERYLRVSLCAPASELEEAIQRIKSTKEIITKV, from the coding sequence ATGATCATACCTAAAGCAGAGCGGCTACAGCAGGTGCAGGAGTACTACTTCTCCCGGAAGCTGGCGGAAGTCCGAGCCTTGCAGGCGCAGGGAAAGCACATCGTCAACCTCGGCATTGGCAGCCCCGACCTACCTCCTTCCGCAGCGACAGTGCAGGCCCTGGCCGCCTCGGCACAGCAGGCAGTGAGCCACGGCTATCAGCCTTACAACGGCACCGCCCGGTTGCGGCAGGCCATGCAGCAGTGGTACCAGCAGCTGTACAAGGTATCCCTCACGGAGCAGGAGGTGTTACCGCTGGCTGGGTCTAAAGAAGGTATCTTTCATATTTCCATGGCCTTTCTGAACCCGGGCGATAAGGTGTTGGTGCCCAACCCCGGCTACCCGGCCTACGCCGCCGCCGCACGACTGGCCGGTGCAGAAGCCGTGAGCTATACTTTGAGCGAAGCAACAGACTGGCTTCCGCAGCAGGAAGAACTGGAAGGGCTGCTAGCGCAAGGCGGTGTAAAGATGATGTGGATCAACTACCCGCACATGCCCACCGGAAAGGCAGCTGACCGCAATACCCTGGCAAGGCTGGTAGAACTCACCCAAAAACATAGCCTCTTGCTCGTCAACGATAACCCCTACAGCTTGGTGCTGCACCAGCAGCCGCCGCTCAGCCTCTTAAGTATAGCCGGTGCCAAAGCCAACTGCCTGGAGCTAAACTCCCTGAGCAAGTCGCATAACATGGCGGGTTGGCGCGTGGGCATGGTGCTGGGCGGGCAGGAGTATCTGAATGCTGTACTTGCCGTGAAAAGCAACCTAGATTCGGGGCAACTGCTGCCTGTGCAGGAAGCCGCCGTTGCCGCCCTGCAGAACAGCCACGCCTGGCACACCGAACGCAACGGGCTTTATGCGGCACGGCAACAACTCGCCCAGCGGCTCTTAACAGAGATAGGCTGCACGTTCCAACCTGAGCAGGTCGGCATGTTTGTGTGGGCGCGCGTGGGCGAAGATGTCGCCGATGTAGAAGCCTACCTGGACGAACTGCTTTATGAGCACGGAATTTTCCTGACGCCCGGAAAAATATTCGGCAGCCAGGGCGAGCGGTACCTGCGGGTGTCGCTTTGTGCCCCTGCCAGCGAGCTTGAAGAGGCCATTCAAAGAATAAAATCAACCAAAGAAATCATAACCAAAGTATAA
- a CDS encoding prephenate dehydratase domain-containing protein yields the protein MNRTRIAIQGGPASFHDAAARQLHPAQQVDTVPCTSFRSLCTTLANSEADAAMMAIENTLAGSLLPNYTLLQEFRLLATAELWLPIDQNLLALPGQRLEDVHSVISHPVALAQCSSFLQRHPHLQAQPSHDTADSAKAIREGQLKGTAAIAGKAAAALYGLEVLQANIADSPTNYTRFLFLQRAQPEAPATANKAIVVCRKPLRTATLTLLLSQLQKHQVELKLLQTLPSGNQQPYLVAELEAAGKEQLQEAVTHIRPLVEDLHLLGLLQKAALPTPTAREPQEAATV from the coding sequence ATGAACAGAACCAGAATCGCGATCCAGGGTGGCCCGGCCTCGTTCCACGATGCGGCGGCAAGGCAACTGCACCCGGCGCAACAGGTAGACACCGTGCCCTGCACCTCCTTCCGCAGCCTTTGCACCACCTTGGCCAACAGCGAGGCGGATGCCGCCATGATGGCCATTGAAAACACACTGGCCGGGAGCCTGCTCCCGAACTACACCCTGTTGCAGGAGTTCCGCCTGCTGGCAACCGCGGAGCTCTGGCTCCCGATAGACCAGAACCTGCTGGCCCTGCCCGGGCAACGGCTGGAGGACGTGCATAGCGTTATTTCGCACCCCGTGGCGCTGGCCCAATGCAGCAGCTTTCTGCAGCGGCACCCCCACCTGCAGGCACAGCCTTCCCACGACACGGCCGACAGTGCCAAAGCCATTCGGGAGGGTCAGCTAAAGGGCACAGCGGCCATCGCTGGCAAAGCAGCGGCAGCGCTTTATGGCCTGGAGGTACTGCAGGCAAACATTGCCGACTCCCCCACTAACTACACCCGCTTTCTGTTTCTGCAGCGCGCGCAGCCGGAAGCTCCGGCCACAGCCAACAAAGCCATTGTTGTGTGCCGAAAGCCGCTTCGCACCGCAACCCTCACCTTGCTCCTGAGCCAGCTGCAGAAGCACCAGGTAGAGCTGAAGCTGCTGCAAACGCTCCCCTCCGGCAATCAGCAGCCTTACCTGGTGGCAGAACTGGAGGCCGCCGGTAAAGAGCAACTGCAGGAGGCAGTTACGCACATCCGCCCGCTGGTGGAAGACCTGCACCTGCTGGGGCTGCTGCAAAAAGCAGCCCTACCGACACCTACGGCAAGAGAACCACAAGAGGCAGCTACAGTTTAA
- a CDS encoding bile acid:sodium symporter family protein, translated as MEQKEKIAPEPVGLVPRIGKLAARAGLDWFLLALISMIFLAYLWPQVGVDREPVSLGDVANYGVSVIFFFYGLRLSPDKLRAGLSNWRLHTVVQLSTFVLFPLLILPLHSLFEGTPQELLWLGVFYLAALPSTVSSSVVMVSIAGGNIPGAIFNASISSLMGIFLTPLWMGLFLTSSTEGFDIWSVMGKLVLQVLLPVVLGIVLHRYWGAFAERHKGRLRVFDQVIILLIVYTSFCESFARKMFSGYSVGDILILGGAMIGLFFLVYSIIYGITKLLGFNRENQITAIFCGSKKSLVHGTVMSKVLFPGANMVGIILLPIMMYHALQLLAASIIAQAEARKAAADAG; from the coding sequence ATGGAACAAAAAGAGAAAATAGCTCCTGAGCCGGTCGGGCTTGTGCCGCGCATCGGTAAACTGGCCGCCCGCGCGGGGCTGGACTGGTTTCTGCTCGCGCTGATAAGTATGATCTTTCTGGCCTACCTGTGGCCGCAGGTGGGCGTGGACCGGGAGCCGGTTTCGCTTGGGGATGTCGCGAACTATGGCGTGTCGGTTATTTTCTTCTTCTATGGGCTGCGCCTGAGCCCCGATAAGCTTCGGGCTGGGCTAAGCAACTGGCGCCTGCACACGGTGGTGCAGCTGAGCACCTTTGTCTTGTTCCCGCTGCTCATATTGCCGTTGCACAGTTTGTTTGAGGGCACGCCGCAGGAGCTGTTGTGGCTGGGCGTCTTTTACCTGGCTGCGCTTCCGTCCACGGTTTCCTCTTCCGTTGTGATGGTTTCAATTGCTGGCGGCAACATACCGGGGGCCATCTTTAACGCAAGCATCTCGAGCCTGATGGGTATTTTCCTCACACCGCTCTGGATGGGCCTGTTCCTGACGAGTAGTACGGAAGGGTTTGATATCTGGAGTGTGATGGGCAAGCTGGTGCTGCAGGTGCTGTTGCCGGTGGTGCTGGGCATTGTGCTGCACCGTTACTGGGGTGCGTTTGCCGAGCGTCACAAAGGCCGCCTGCGTGTCTTCGACCAGGTTATTATCCTGCTGATCGTGTATACTTCCTTCTGCGAATCGTTTGCCCGCAAGATGTTCAGCGGCTACAGCGTGGGAGACATCCTTATACTTGGCGGAGCCATGATCGGCTTATTCTTCCTGGTGTACAGCATTATTTACGGCATCACCAAACTGCTGGGCTTTAACCGCGAAAACCAAATTACCGCCATCTTCTGCGGCTCAAAGAAGTCGCTGGTGCACGGCACCGTCATGTCGAAGGTGCTGTTTCCGGGTGCGAATATGGTGGGGATAATACTTTTGCCCATCATGATGTACCATGCCCTGCAACTGTTAGCCGCCAGCATTATTGCACAGGCCGAGGCACGAAAAGCAGCGGCTGATGCCGGATAG